A region from the Variovorax sp. RKNM96 genome encodes:
- a CDS encoding OmpA family protein, with product MNKLSQARTSFATRTMPLAALCLAALVAGGCSTSYTITPEMQARAASENPSPPKDDDFPALGSATWQQGAFPSLEALRTMRTGMGKDQVRELLGFPHFSEGLAGVREWNYIFHFRTGAGPDYITCQYMVRFNADVLVNGTYWKGPGCADLLKPPPAAARPVAVVQPAPAPARTTTLGADGLFRFDGRSLADLLPEGRRKLDALASDIKANATPVDAVRVTGHTDRLGSQAYNQALSVARADTVRDYLVQAGVPAQRVQVQGKGESEPKVQCAQASRAALIDCLAPNRRVEIEMFSTR from the coding sequence ATGAACAAGCTTTCTCAAGCCAGGACCTCTTTCGCGACCCGCACCATGCCGCTCGCCGCGCTCTGCCTTGCCGCACTGGTGGCCGGCGGCTGCTCGACCAGCTACACGATCACGCCGGAGATGCAGGCCCGTGCCGCTTCGGAGAACCCGTCGCCGCCGAAGGACGACGACTTTCCCGCACTCGGCTCGGCCACGTGGCAGCAGGGCGCCTTCCCGAGCCTGGAGGCCCTGCGCACCATGCGCACCGGCATGGGCAAGGACCAGGTGCGCGAGCTGCTGGGCTTTCCGCACTTCAGCGAAGGGCTGGCCGGGGTGCGCGAGTGGAACTACATCTTCCACTTTCGCACCGGCGCCGGCCCGGACTACATCACCTGCCAGTACATGGTTCGCTTCAATGCGGACGTGCTGGTCAACGGCACGTACTGGAAGGGACCGGGTTGCGCCGACCTGCTCAAGCCGCCGCCCGCAGCGGCACGGCCCGTCGCGGTCGTCCAGCCTGCGCCGGCACCTGCGAGGACGACGACGCTCGGTGCCGATGGGCTGTTCCGCTTCGACGGGCGTTCGCTCGCCGACCTGTTGCCCGAAGGCCGGCGCAAGCTCGATGCCCTTGCCAGCGACATCAAGGCCAATGCGACGCCGGTGGATGCGGTGCGGGTGACGGGCCACACCGACCGGCTCGGCAGCCAGGCCTACAACCAGGCCCTCTCGGTCGCGCGGGCCGATACCGTGCGCGACTACCTGGTGCAGGCCGGCGTGCCGGCGCAGCGCGTGCAGGTGCAGGGCAAGGGCGAATCGGAGCCGAAGGTGCAGTGCGCGCAGGCCAGCCGTGCGGCGCTGATCGACTGCCTGGCGCCGAACCGCCGCGTCGAGATCGAGATGTTCTCGACACGATGA
- the nirB gene encoding nitrite reductase large subunit NirB: protein MKIAVIGHGMVGHKFLEQLHELGVADAEVTVFCEEPRAAYDRVHLSEFFAGKTAEDLSLVEPGFFERSGFTLRLAAKAVAIERRNNTLTTADGEVVAYDKLVLATGSSPFVPAVPGRDRDNCFVYRTIEDLEAMKACGARSKSGVVVGGGLLGLECAKALRDMGLETHVVEFAPRLMAVQVDEGGGRALRSSIEALGLHVHTGRNTVEITDGAAARHRMVFADGTYLETDMIVFSAGIRPRDELARQSVLAIGPRGGVAIDSHCRTSDHDVYAIGECASWNEQTFGLVAPGYDMARVAAKHIAGQQDAAFTGADMSTKLKLMGVDVASIGDAHGKTPHSRAYQYINEHKQIYKKIVVSEDGKQLLGAVLVGDAAEYGTLLQMALNGIALPADPEFLILPASDGKARPGLGVDALPDTAQICSCNNVTKGQICAAVGEGACTVAEMKACTKAGATCGGCVALVGQVMKVQMAKRGMAVNNHLCEHFAYSRQELYHLIRVGEIRSFDDLLAKHGKGLGCDVCKPTAASIFASCWNEFVLKKNLASLQDSNDYFLGNIQKDGTYSVVPRMPGGEVTPDGLIAVGQVAKKYGLYTKVTGGARVDMFGARVEQLPSIWEELIAAGFESGHAYGKSLRTVKSCVGSTWCRYGVDDSVGLAVELENRYKGLRAPHKIKFGVSGCTRECAEAQGKDVGIIATEKGWNLYVCGNGGMKPRHAELFASDLTKAQLIQLIDRFLMFYVRTADRLQRTSTWRENLEGGLDYLKGVLLQDTLGIAGELEVQMQNVVDTYQCEWKTAVNDPATRQRFRSFVNSEKPDEHIVFVKERGQIRPARAEERSTEADAETV, encoded by the coding sequence ATGAAAATCGCAGTCATTGGCCACGGCATGGTGGGCCACAAGTTTCTGGAGCAACTCCACGAGCTCGGCGTCGCGGATGCAGAGGTCACGGTGTTCTGCGAAGAGCCCCGCGCGGCCTACGACCGGGTGCATCTTTCCGAATTCTTCGCGGGCAAGACTGCCGAAGACCTCTCGCTCGTGGAGCCCGGCTTCTTCGAGCGCAGCGGCTTCACGCTGCGCCTCGCGGCGAAGGCCGTGGCCATCGAGCGGCGCAACAACACGCTCACCACGGCCGATGGCGAAGTGGTGGCCTACGACAAGCTCGTGCTTGCAACCGGCTCGTCGCCGTTCGTGCCGGCCGTGCCCGGCCGCGACCGCGACAACTGTTTTGTCTATCGCACCATCGAAGACCTCGAAGCGATGAAAGCCTGCGGCGCCCGCTCGAAGAGCGGCGTGGTCGTCGGCGGTGGCTTGCTGGGCCTCGAATGCGCCAAGGCACTGCGTGACATGGGCCTGGAGACCCACGTGGTCGAGTTCGCGCCGCGTCTCATGGCCGTGCAGGTCGACGAGGGCGGTGGCCGCGCGCTGCGCAGCAGCATCGAGGCGCTGGGCCTGCATGTGCACACGGGCCGCAACACGGTGGAGATCACCGATGGCGCCGCCGCGCGGCACCGCATGGTGTTCGCCGACGGCACGTACCTGGAGACCGACATGATCGTGTTCTCCGCCGGCATCCGCCCGCGCGACGAGCTGGCCCGCCAGTCGGTGCTGGCCATCGGCCCACGCGGCGGCGTGGCGATCGACAGCCACTGCCGCACGAGCGACCACGATGTGTATGCCATCGGCGAGTGCGCCTCGTGGAACGAACAGACCTTCGGCCTCGTGGCACCCGGCTACGACATGGCCCGCGTTGCCGCGAAGCACATCGCCGGCCAGCAGGACGCCGCCTTCACCGGCGCGGACATGAGCACCAAGCTCAAGCTCATGGGCGTTGACGTCGCCAGCATCGGCGACGCGCACGGCAAGACGCCGCATTCGCGCGCCTACCAGTACATCAACGAGCACAAGCAGATCTACAAGAAGATCGTGGTGAGCGAAGACGGCAAGCAGCTGCTGGGCGCGGTGCTGGTCGGCGACGCGGCCGAGTACGGCACGCTGCTGCAGATGGCGCTCAACGGCATCGCGCTGCCGGCGGACCCGGAGTTCCTGATCCTTCCCGCGAGCGACGGCAAGGCGCGCCCGGGCCTGGGCGTCGATGCGCTGCCCGACACGGCCCAGATCTGCTCTTGCAACAACGTGACCAAGGGCCAGATCTGTGCGGCCGTGGGCGAGGGCGCCTGCACCGTCGCCGAGATGAAGGCCTGCACCAAGGCCGGCGCCACCTGCGGCGGCTGCGTGGCGCTGGTGGGGCAGGTGATGAAGGTGCAGATGGCCAAGCGCGGCATGGCCGTGAACAACCACCTGTGCGAGCACTTCGCGTACTCGCGCCAGGAGCTCTACCACCTGATCCGCGTGGGCGAGATCCGCAGCTTCGACGACCTGCTCGCCAAGCACGGCAAGGGCCTGGGCTGCGACGTCTGCAAGCCCACCGCGGCGAGCATCTTCGCCTCGTGCTGGAACGAGTTCGTGCTGAAGAAGAACCTCGCGAGCCTGCAGGACAGCAACGACTACTTCCTCGGCAACATCCAGAAGGATGGCACCTACTCGGTCGTACCGCGCATGCCGGGCGGCGAGGTCACGCCCGACGGGCTCATCGCCGTGGGGCAGGTCGCCAAGAAGTACGGCCTCTACACCAAGGTCACCGGCGGCGCCCGCGTGGACATGTTCGGCGCGCGCGTCGAGCAGCTGCCCTCGATCTGGGAAGAACTCATCGCCGCGGGCTTCGAATCGGGCCATGCCTACGGCAAGTCGCTGCGCACGGTGAAGAGCTGCGTGGGTTCGACATGGTGCCGCTACGGTGTGGACGACAGCGTGGGCCTGGCCGTGGAGCTGGAGAACCGCTACAAGGGCCTGCGCGCACCGCACAAGATCAAGTTCGGGGTGTCGGGTTGCACCCGCGAATGCGCCGAGGCGCAGGGCAAGGACGTGGGCATCATCGCCACCGAGAAGGGCTGGAACCTCTACGTGTGCGGCAACGGCGGCATGAAGCCGCGCCACGCCGAGCTCTTCGCCTCCGACCTCACCAAGGCGCAGCTCATCCAGCTGATCGACCGCTTCCTGATGTTCTACGTGCGCACGGCCGACCGCCTGCAGCGCACCAGCACCTGGCGCGAAAACCTCGAAGGCGGACTCGACTACCTCAAGGGCGTGCTGCTGCAGGACACCCTCGGCATCGCCGGCGAACTCGAAGTGCAGATGCAGAACGTGGTCGACACCTACCAGTGCGAGTGGAAGACCGCGGTGAACGACCCGGCCACGCGCCAGCGCTTCCGCTCCTTCGTCAACAGCGAGAAGCCCGACGAGCACATCGTGTTCGTGAAGGAGCGCGGCCAGATCCGCCCGGCCCGCGCCGAAGAGCGCAGCACCGAAGCCGATGCCGAAACCGTCTGA
- the nirD gene encoding nitrite reductase small subunit NirD, with product MTTDTLQWTAVCAASDILPDTGVCALVEGVHVAIFSVGREQALYAIDNVDPKAGASVLSRGLVGSLGDRIVVASPLYKNHFDLRSGECLEAPEYSVRAHAVRVDEGRVFVALG from the coding sequence ATGACCACCGACACCCTCCAATGGACCGCCGTGTGCGCGGCCAGCGACATCCTTCCTGACACCGGCGTCTGCGCGCTGGTGGAGGGCGTGCATGTCGCGATCTTCAGCGTGGGCCGCGAGCAGGCCCTGTATGCCATCGACAACGTCGATCCGAAGGCCGGTGCCAGCGTGCTGTCGCGCGGACTGGTGGGCAGCCTGGGCGACCGCATCGTCGTTGCCTCGCCGCTCTACAAGAACCACTTCGACCTGCGCAGCGGCGAATGCCTGGAGGCGCCCGAGTACTCGGTGCGCGCCCATGCGGTGCGCGTGGACGAAGGCCGCGTGTTCGTCGCGCTGGGCTGA
- a CDS encoding formate/nitrite transporter family protein, producing MAYLAPAEFVTKMVDAGESKLLMSTRDTLIRSYMAGAILALAAAFAVSITVNTGNALVGAMLFPVGFIMLYLLGFDLLTGVFTLAPLAVLDKRPGATWGGVMRNWSLVFVGNFAGALTVAVFMAIIFTFGFSEAPNAIGEKLGHIGEGRTVGYAAHGAAGMLTLFIRGVMCNWMVSTGVVAAMMSTTVSGKAIGMWMPVMVFFYMGFEHSIVNMFLFPTGLLLGGKFTLMDYLIWNEIPTVIGNLVGGLTFVGLTLYSTHYKTAPKRKAS from the coding sequence ATGGCCTATCTAGCCCCCGCCGAGTTCGTGACCAAGATGGTCGATGCCGGCGAATCCAAGCTGCTGATGTCCACGCGCGACACGCTCATCCGCTCCTACATGGCCGGCGCCATCCTGGCGCTCGCCGCGGCCTTTGCCGTGTCCATCACCGTGAACACCGGCAATGCGCTGGTGGGCGCGATGCTGTTCCCGGTCGGCTTCATCATGCTGTACCTGCTGGGCTTCGACCTGCTGACCGGCGTCTTCACGCTCGCGCCGCTCGCGGTGCTCGACAAGCGCCCCGGCGCCACCTGGGGCGGCGTCATGCGCAACTGGAGCCTGGTGTTCGTCGGCAACTTCGCGGGCGCGCTCACGGTGGCGGTGTTCATGGCGATCATCTTCACCTTCGGTTTCAGCGAGGCGCCCAACGCCATCGGCGAGAAGCTCGGCCACATCGGCGAAGGCCGCACCGTGGGCTATGCCGCGCACGGCGCCGCCGGCATGCTGACGCTGTTCATCCGCGGCGTGATGTGCAACTGGATGGTCTCCACCGGCGTGGTCGCGGCCATGATGTCCACCACCGTCTCGGGCAAGGCCATCGGCATGTGGATGCCGGTGATGGTGTTCTTCTACATGGGCTTCGAACACTCGATCGTCAACATGTTCCTGTTCCCCACCGGCCTGTTGCTGGGCGGCAAGTTCACGCTGATGGACTACCTGATCTGGAACGAGATTCCCACCGTCATCGGCAACCTCGTCGGCGGCCTGACCTTCGTGGGGCTGACGCTGTACTCGACGCACTACAAGACGGCGCCCAAGCGCAAGGCCAGCTGA
- a CDS encoding bifunctional protein-serine/threonine kinase/phosphatase, which yields MLMPTQKALRVTLGQHSLAKPGAVNQDFHGAMLPEGTLRMSKGIAVALADGIGSSRVSQVASAAAVRGFLDDYYATSDAWSVRRAAQRVLSATNSWLHAQTMRSDARFDKDSGYVCTFSALIFKGRDVHMLHVGDARIHRLHPNGLEQLTEDHRVHLSSVESYLGRALGAGPNVEIDYRCWEAEVGEVYLLATDGAYAHLDAAAVHDAIARCGDDFDEVARLLMEAARARGSDDDCTVQLVRVDELPAADAAPLPLQREGLAIAPPLAPRARFEGFTLVRELHVSSRSHVHLAVDDSSGQQVVLKLPSVDLRDDSEYLDRFVLEEWVARRIDNVHVLKASAIDRTRGHLYVAMEYVDGQTLAQWMVDNPRPSLDSVRRIAEQLASGLQALHGKEMLHQDVRPENVMIDRTGTVRIIDLATTHVAGLADGAGEGRPLAITGTLQYTAPEYFTGHGGSARSDLFSMAVIVYQMLTGQLPYGLHVSRVRSPADVNRLRYVPMRHLRPDLPEWVDAVLQKALHPNPLKRQEAVSELAHDLRAPGQAFLRPRLPPLIERHPVRFWQATTALLAIASAVLLGVLILGR from the coding sequence ATGCTGATGCCCACGCAGAAGGCGCTGCGCGTGACGCTCGGCCAGCACTCGCTGGCCAAGCCGGGCGCGGTGAACCAGGACTTCCACGGCGCAATGCTCCCCGAGGGAACGCTGCGCATGTCCAAGGGCATCGCGGTCGCGCTTGCGGATGGCATCGGCTCCAGCCGCGTGAGCCAGGTAGCGAGCGCTGCGGCCGTGCGGGGCTTTCTGGACGACTACTACGCCACCTCCGATGCGTGGTCGGTGCGCCGCGCGGCCCAGCGGGTGCTGAGCGCCACCAACTCGTGGCTGCACGCGCAGACGATGCGCAGCGACGCGCGCTTCGACAAGGACAGCGGCTACGTCTGCACCTTCAGCGCGTTGATCTTCAAGGGCCGCGACGTGCACATGCTGCACGTGGGCGATGCGCGCATCCACCGCCTGCATCCGAACGGGCTGGAGCAGCTCACCGAAGACCACCGCGTGCACCTGTCGTCGGTCGAGTCGTACCTCGGGCGCGCGCTGGGCGCGGGGCCGAACGTGGAGATCGACTACCGCTGCTGGGAGGCGGAGGTGGGCGAGGTCTACCTGCTGGCCACGGACGGCGCCTATGCCCACCTCGACGCCGCTGCGGTGCACGATGCGATCGCGCGCTGCGGCGATGACTTCGACGAAGTCGCGCGTCTGCTCATGGAGGCCGCGCGAGCCCGCGGCAGCGACGACGATTGCACGGTGCAGCTCGTGCGCGTCGACGAACTGCCGGCCGCCGACGCCGCTCCGCTCCCATTGCAGCGCGAGGGCCTCGCCATCGCGCCGCCGCTTGCGCCTCGCGCGCGCTTCGAAGGCTTCACGCTCGTGCGCGAACTGCATGTGAGTTCGCGCAGCCACGTTCACCTGGCCGTGGACGATTCGAGCGGGCAGCAGGTGGTGCTCAAGCTCCCGTCGGTCGACCTGCGCGACGACTCGGAGTACCTCGACCGCTTCGTGCTCGAGGAGTGGGTGGCGCGGCGCATCGACAACGTGCATGTGCTCAAGGCGAGCGCCATCGACCGCACGCGCGGCCACCTGTACGTCGCCATGGAATACGTCGATGGCCAGACGCTGGCGCAATGGATGGTCGACAACCCCCGGCCGTCGCTCGACAGCGTGCGCCGCATCGCCGAGCAGCTCGCGAGCGGGCTGCAGGCGCTGCACGGCAAGGAGATGCTGCACCAGGACGTGCGCCCCGAGAACGTGATGATCGACCGCACCGGCACCGTGCGGATCATCGACCTTGCGACGACCCATGTGGCGGGGCTCGCCGATGGGGCGGGCGAGGGCAGGCCGCTCGCCATCACCGGCACGCTGCAGTACACGGCGCCCGAGTACTTCACCGGACATGGCGGCAGCGCGAGGTCCGATCTGTTCTCGATGGCGGTGATCGTCTACCAGATGCTCACGGGCCAGTTGCCGTATGGGCTGCACGTGTCGCGGGTGCGGTCGCCTGCCGACGTGAACCGGCTCCGCTATGTGCCGATGCGCCATCTGCGGCCCGACCTGCCCGAGTGGGTCGATGCGGTGCTGCAGAAGGCGCTGCATCCGAATCCGTTGAAACGCCAGGAGGCCGTGTCCGAACTCGCGCACGATCTGCGGGCACCGGGCCAGGCGTTTCTTCGCCCACGCCTGCCACCGCTGATCGAGCGGCACCCCGTGCGTTTCTGGCAGGCGACCACGGCGTTGCTGGCCATCGCGTCGGCGGTACTGCTCGGGGTGTTGATCCTGGGGCGTTGA
- a CDS encoding restriction endonuclease, which produces MLQGETYLVKAKWQEAPTGVADLHTFHGKLEPTAAWTRGPFVSNSGLTEDGLAAFGKGKCVVCMDGLDL; this is translated from the coding sequence GTGCTCCAAGGCGAAACCTATCTGGTGAAGGCCAAGTGGCAGGAGGCGCCGACCGGCGTGGCCGACCTGCACACGTTCCACGGCAAGCTCGAACCAACGGCGGCGTGGACGCGCGGCCCGTTCGTCAGCAACAGCGGTCTCACCGAAGACGGCCTTGCCGCCTTCGGCAAGGGCAAGTGCGTGGTCTGCATGGACGGCCTCGACCTCTAG
- a CDS encoding AAA family ATPase, with protein sequence MKVVRLTISNFRGIKSAELLFDGHTLMVGSNNVGKSTLCEALDLVLGPDRLNRFPPVDEFDFYNAEYLAPAAEEGAERVPIPLRIEAVLIEPGAEIGAKCGGNIEFWHVAEQRLLGPGEADAANPPHAVPCLRIETIGQYNPEEDEFEARNYFSHSPDAPPGELTKVPKPIKRLFGFLYLRALRTGSRALSLERGSLLDIILRTKGVRTSLWEKTIERLRGLDIEADAAEIAPVLRSVERRLARYIALESPGNATKLHVSELTREHLRKTMTFFLALSADQGHVPFPHAGTGTINTLVLALLSFIADLKPDTVIFAMEEPEIAVPPHTQRRIAQYLLTKTTQAFVTSHSPFVIEKFEPSKTLLLARNAGVVTARKVSDATGLKDNDYKRFSRSGLSECMLGRAAIVVEGVTELHAMPVVARRMEESDPNLQPLDIAGVAFFDADGESNMPKFGKFFKTLGLRTFAFYDLDYKKKRKAEQAQALADNFEINVEHAYKGFEDLVVAEVPVDRLWSFLSGLKANDENGNVAIPDVRPNDDAVKAIAKEALGGNKGAGWSARLFEECELHELPATVTKFLASVFALFPPPPPIDDGDEAPPEPAAAAAAAP encoded by the coding sequence ATGAAGGTTGTACGGCTGACCATCTCGAATTTTCGCGGCATCAAGTCGGCTGAGCTCCTGTTCGACGGGCACACCTTGATGGTGGGCTCCAACAATGTCGGCAAGAGCACACTCTGCGAAGCACTCGACCTGGTCTTGGGACCGGACCGGCTCAACCGCTTCCCTCCGGTCGATGAGTTCGACTTCTACAACGCTGAATACTTGGCCCCTGCCGCAGAAGAAGGTGCGGAGCGGGTGCCGATTCCGCTTCGGATCGAGGCGGTCCTCATCGAACCCGGCGCCGAGATCGGAGCCAAGTGCGGCGGCAACATCGAGTTCTGGCATGTTGCCGAGCAAAGACTGCTCGGGCCGGGAGAGGCCGACGCCGCCAATCCACCCCACGCCGTCCCCTGTCTTCGGATCGAGACCATCGGCCAATACAACCCCGAGGAAGACGAGTTCGAGGCCCGCAACTACTTCTCCCATAGTCCCGACGCTCCCCCCGGGGAGCTGACCAAGGTTCCCAAGCCGATCAAGCGGCTGTTTGGCTTCCTCTACCTGCGGGCGTTGCGGACCGGCTCGCGGGCGCTGAGCCTGGAGCGTGGGTCGCTTCTCGACATCATCCTGCGGACCAAGGGCGTGCGCACCAGCCTTTGGGAGAAGACCATCGAGCGCCTGCGCGGCCTCGACATCGAAGCCGACGCGGCCGAGATCGCGCCGGTTCTGCGATCCGTGGAGAGGCGGCTGGCCCGCTACATCGCATTGGAGTCGCCCGGCAACGCCACCAAGCTGCATGTCTCGGAGCTCACGCGTGAGCATCTGCGCAAGACGATGACGTTCTTCTTGGCGCTGTCGGCGGATCAAGGACACGTCCCATTCCCCCACGCCGGCACGGGCACCATCAACACGCTGGTGCTCGCGCTGCTCTCCTTCATCGCCGACCTCAAGCCCGACACGGTCATCTTCGCCATGGAGGAGCCCGAGATCGCGGTGCCGCCGCACACCCAGCGACGCATCGCCCAATACCTGCTGACCAAGACGACGCAGGCCTTCGTGACCTCCCACTCGCCATTCGTGATCGAGAAGTTCGAGCCATCCAAGACACTGCTGCTGGCTCGCAATGCCGGCGTGGTCACGGCGCGAAAGGTCTCCGACGCCACCGGCCTCAAAGACAACGACTACAAGCGCTTCTCTCGCTCCGGCCTGTCTGAATGCATGCTGGGACGAGCAGCCATCGTCGTCGAAGGCGTTACCGAGTTGCATGCGATGCCCGTCGTCGCACGGCGTATGGAAGAGAGCGATCCCAACTTGCAGCCGCTGGACATCGCGGGTGTGGCCTTCTTCGACGCTGATGGCGAGTCGAACATGCCCAAGTTCGGAAAGTTCTTCAAGACGCTGGGGCTACGCACCTTCGCCTTCTATGACCTTGACTACAAAAAGAAGCGCAAGGCCGAGCAGGCGCAGGCTCTGGCGGACAACTTCGAAATCAATGTCGAGCACGCCTACAAGGGCTTCGAAGACCTCGTCGTGGCGGAGGTGCCCGTGGATCGGCTGTGGTCCTTCCTGTCGGGCCTAAAAGCCAATGATGAGAACGGCAACGTTGCCATACCCGACGTGCGCCCGAACGACGACGCGGTCAAGGCCATCGCCAAAGAAGCCCTCGGCGGCAACAAGGGCGCCGGCTGGTCGGCGCGCCTGTTCGAGGAGTGCGAGCTCCACGAGCTGCCGGCCACGGTGACGAAGTTTCTGGCATCAGTGTTCGCACTGTTCCCACCTCCACCCCCGATCGACGACGGCGATGAAGCACCACCCGAACCGGCTGCTGCTGCTGCTGCAGCTCCATGA
- a CDS encoding ATP-dependent helicase, producing the protein MNEPCKLRESVMACEGHALVIGGPGSGKTTLALRKAVKRIRDGMLPGQSALFLSFSRAAVARILDAAKLESTKAEQEQLSIQTFHSFFWDILKAHAYLLGAPHRLSILLPHDEKALSGGLDDEDDGWDEWLVERERLFREEGRIAFDLFAPNATALLARSSHLLVSIAHRHPIIIVDEAQDTGQYAWQCIQMLAPHTQVLCLADLEQQIFDYLPGVGPERVIAIREALKPHEIDLGTQNHRSPDSEILAFGNDILTAKPRGAPYKGVSALTYRPEKPPPNWNHLLRRALGELLKSIRAQSDKKVETVAILVTNNRSALKMSNALNALGANVGKPVRHKLLFDEAEALLSARFAAFLLEPKDLAQLEADVATSMEMIAAARRATGQGRKEVAKLLEQANKIKGGKALNINIANALRGLISGLAVNDFSGDPAEDWLTVKHELRATNQDELTRVAAQLDFLVAFRRGHRISAALSDEWLRDGAYTNARTALDLALAQEQILDGVEPQMGLQVMNFHKAKGKQFDGVILVREARRTGPAVESSFVWRGDNAPYPKSRRVLRVGITRAKVHTLILDPLWPQCPLLKGHKL; encoded by the coding sequence ATGAACGAGCCTTGCAAGCTGCGCGAAAGCGTCATGGCTTGCGAGGGCCATGCCTTGGTCATCGGCGGCCCCGGCAGCGGCAAGACGACGCTCGCGCTGCGCAAGGCGGTCAAGCGGATTCGCGACGGCATGCTTCCGGGTCAGTCGGCCTTGTTCCTGAGCTTCTCGCGGGCGGCAGTGGCGCGCATCTTGGATGCCGCCAAGCTCGAGTCCACCAAAGCCGAACAGGAGCAGCTCTCCATCCAGACGTTCCATTCGTTCTTCTGGGACATCCTCAAAGCCCACGCCTACCTGCTTGGGGCACCGCATAGGCTCTCGATCTTGCTGCCACACGACGAGAAGGCCCTGTCGGGCGGCCTCGACGACGAAGACGATGGCTGGGACGAGTGGCTCGTCGAGCGTGAGCGGCTGTTTCGCGAAGAGGGGCGGATCGCGTTCGATCTGTTCGCGCCCAATGCGACAGCTCTGTTGGCTCGCAGCTCGCATCTTTTGGTGTCGATCGCCCATCGGCATCCCATCATCATCGTGGACGAGGCCCAGGACACCGGCCAATACGCGTGGCAGTGCATCCAGATGCTCGCGCCACACACGCAGGTGCTGTGCCTGGCAGACCTCGAGCAGCAAATCTTCGACTACCTGCCAGGCGTCGGCCCGGAGCGCGTGATCGCCATCCGGGAGGCGTTGAAGCCGCACGAGATCGACCTTGGGACGCAGAACCACCGCAGCCCGGACTCCGAAATCTTGGCGTTCGGCAATGACATCCTGACGGCCAAGCCACGCGGCGCGCCCTACAAGGGCGTATCCGCCCTTACCTACCGCCCCGAGAAGCCACCGCCGAACTGGAATCATCTGCTGCGCCGAGCCCTCGGGGAGCTCTTGAAATCGATTCGGGCTCAGAGCGACAAGAAGGTGGAGACGGTCGCGATACTGGTCACCAACAACCGCAGTGCGTTGAAGATGTCCAACGCCCTCAACGCGTTGGGGGCCAATGTCGGGAAGCCGGTTCGGCACAAGCTGCTGTTCGACGAGGCCGAAGCGCTGCTGTCAGCCCGTTTCGCGGCCTTTCTGCTGGAACCCAAGGACCTCGCCCAACTGGAGGCCGATGTCGCCACCAGTATGGAAATGATCGCCGCCGCGAGGCGCGCGACGGGACAGGGCCGGAAGGAAGTCGCCAAACTCTTGGAGCAGGCCAACAAAATCAAGGGTGGCAAGGCCCTGAACATCAACATCGCCAACGCGCTGCGCGGCCTGATTTCAGGCTTGGCAGTCAACGATTTCAGCGGCGATCCCGCCGAGGACTGGCTCACGGTCAAACATGAGCTGCGGGCGACCAATCAAGACGAACTCACGCGGGTCGCCGCGCAGTTGGACTTCTTGGTGGCGTTCCGTCGGGGACATCGCATCTCGGCTGCCCTCTCTGATGAATGGCTTCGCGACGGCGCCTACACCAATGCCCGCACCGCCCTCGACTTGGCTCTCGCACAGGAGCAAATCCTCGACGGCGTGGAGCCGCAGATGGGCTTGCAAGTCATGAATTTCCACAAGGCCAAGGGCAAGCAGTTCGACGGAGTCATCCTCGTCCGCGAAGCTCGTCGGACCGGCCCTGCCGTCGAATCATCTTTCGTTTGGCGAGGCGACAATGCCCCGTATCCCAAAAGCCGACGTGTGCTTCGAGTCGGCATCACGCGAGCAAAAGTCCACACGCTCATACTCGATCCGCTTTGGCCGCAATGCCCCCTGCTCAAGGGGCACAAGCTCTAA
- a CDS encoding SMI1/KNR4 family protein, whose product MDFSLANRIARIRSELDRLKAADLKTTIIDLGDREVVGYRCRIHGAAVHRYALAAPVNPEELAAFERQLGTRLPLEYREWLTLVSDGGAGPMLGVFPLAKEAENAVIDHAADFPFTAENPCAAVPEGADAERSRNIARIYRGMTFLANEGHGMYNLLILRGAAAGQVWWYSHEQACAMPILHPETRRPLSFLDWYELWLVRALDPNGDQVGSFGEFV is encoded by the coding sequence ATGGACTTCTCGTTGGCAAATCGGATCGCCAGGATCCGCTCTGAACTTGACCGCCTGAAGGCGGCGGACCTGAAGACCACCATCATCGACCTCGGCGACCGCGAAGTGGTCGGCTACCGGTGCAGGATCCACGGTGCAGCCGTGCATCGCTACGCGCTCGCCGCGCCCGTGAATCCCGAGGAGCTCGCTGCATTCGAGCGCCAGCTCGGCACCCGTCTGCCATTGGAATACCGCGAATGGCTGACTTTGGTGAGCGACGGCGGCGCCGGCCCCATGCTGGGCGTGTTTCCACTGGCCAAGGAGGCCGAAAACGCTGTGATCGACCACGCCGCCGATTTCCCGTTCACCGCTGAGAACCCCTGCGCAGCTGTCCCTGAGGGCGCGGACGCAGAGCGGTCGCGGAACATCGCTCGCATCTACCGCGGCATGACCTTCCTCGCGAACGAAGGGCATGGCATGTACAACCTCCTGATTCTTCGAGGCGCCGCCGCCGGGCAGGTCTGGTGGTACAGCCACGAGCAGGCCTGCGCGATGCCGATTCTTCACCCCGAGACCCGCAGGCCGTTGAGCTTTCTGGACTGGTACGAACTATGGCTGGTGCGCGCACTCGACCCGAATGGCGATCAGGTGGGAAGCTTCGGAGAGTTTGTCTGA